One Cyprinus carpio isolate SPL01 chromosome A16, ASM1834038v1, whole genome shotgun sequence genomic region harbors:
- the LOC109104995 gene encoding proline-rich nuclear receptor coactivator 2-like, with the protein MGGGERYNIPDRAAPKKSHQIGRGKPRSRDQNGVVHSASSGALGVPHHHSHRRGEKGTNYSWSPEAWQAASVDMKNASVRFATPYDQNWEGTVSHLSKLLSAQCGQNYAGAKFSEPPSPSVLPKPPSHWVSLPMGTCDHREMMTFQLKSLLKVQA; encoded by the coding sequence ATGGGAGGTGGCGAGAGATACAACATTCCAGACCGCGCAGCACCCAAGAAGAGCCACCAGATTGGCAGGGGCAAGCCGAGGAGTCGAGACCAGAATGGAGTGGTGCATTCCGCCTCCTCAGGAGCCTTAGGGGTGCCCCATCACCACAGCCATCGCCGGGGTGAGAAGGGCACCAACTACTCTTGGTCTCCTGAGGCGTGGCAGGCCGCGTCTGTAGACATGAAGAATGCCTCAGTTCGTTTCGCCACACCTTATGATCAGAATTGGGAGGGTACAGTGTCCCATCTGAGCAAACTTTTATCAGCTCAGTGTGGTCAGAACTATGCTGGAGCCAAGTTTAGTGAGCCCCCATCCCCAAGTGTGCTACCCAAGCCCCCGAGCCACTGGGTGTCTCTTCCTATGGGCACTTGCGATCATCGTGAGATGATGACCTTTCAGTTAAAGAGCCTCCTGAAGGTTCAGGCCTAA